The Mailhella massiliensis DNA segment TGTTCACTGCCTCTGTCATCACCCTCGGCTATGCTCTGGTTCTTAACCTGTCGCAGCCTCAGCAGAGGGCAACTGCTACCAGCCTGATTGTGCTGGTTCAGAATGCACTTGGTAATGGTTTCGGTGCTCTTCTCACCGGAGTGCTTTCCGACATGTTCTCTCTTGAGACCAGCATGCTGTTTATCACTGGAAGCTACATGATTTCTGCTCTGGCGTTCTTCCTGTCAAGCTTCACGTATGAAAAGGATCTCGCAAAAGTAAAGCCCGTAACCGTGTCTTTTTAATAGCCCAGAAAAACGTCTTGGACGCTTTCGCGCTCATGTCGTTTTAATGCCTTCAGGCGGCTGATGGAGTAATGGCTACCGAAGCAGAAACTCTCCCGCTTGGTGGCTGAACCACAAAAAAGTTACCTGAAAAACACCTTTTCGATAAGACAGAGCGTTTCAAGCTCTCGTCTACTTCGAAAAGGTGTTTTTTATGGCCAAAGAACGACATCTAGCCTATACGAAATGACTATGTAAGTGTCGCATAAATTCACGATGTGCAGGATAAAAGTGATTTATAATCAATATAATAAAGAAATGTGCGGGACTATCCTGGCGTTCCGCCTTGCCGCAATGTTGCCGGAAAAGTCAGTCCTTGGTGTCGGACAAAGAAAAGTTCATTTTTCTCATACGTGATTTCAAGGTGTTGTACTGAATTTTCAAAATATCCGTTGCGCCGCCCGCGCCGGAAAGCTTGCCATTGCAGTGCCGTATCACATCGGCGATATAGTCGTCTTCATGTTCCCGAAGTGAAGGCCAGTCCGCTTTTTCGACCTGCGACGACTGTCCTGCGGTCTGCATTTTCGGAGACAACGTACGAGCCGTCCACGGGGCAAGGTCGAAGTGAAGCGTTTTCTTTCGCTGCGCCCTGCTTATGAGCAGGGCTCTCTCCACAACGTTTTCCAGTTCCCTCACGTTGCCGGGCCAGTCGTAGCGACACAGGGCGTTCAATTCCCCCTCGTCCGCCTCGGGCACGAAAGCCAGACCGAGTTTCTTGCTTTTTTTCATGAGAATGTAGTTTAAAAGCACGGGAATGTCGCTGAGTCTCCTGCGCAGCGGCGGCACGATGATGGGATAGGCGGAAAGTCGATACCACAGATCGCGCCGGAAACGCCCTGTATCCAGCTTGTCCATGAGATTTTCCTGCGTAGCCGCAATGATGCGCACGTTTACCGGAAAAGCGCGCGTACCGCCCACGCGGCGTATGGTTCCGTCCGTCAGCACTCTGAGCAGGCGTACCTGAGCAGACTTCGGCATCTCGCCTATTTCGTCGAGAAAAAGCGTGCCGCCCCCGGCCATTTCAAAGTACCCCGCACGAGAGGTCAGAGCTCCGGTGAAGGAGCCTTTTTCATGGCCGAAAAGCTCGCTGTCCACAAGGCTCGGAGGAATAGCTCCACAGTTCACCTTAATGAAGGGGCCGTCTTTTCTCTGCGACAGTTCATGAATCATGTCGGCCACGGCTTCTTTGCCGACACCCGTCTCGCCGAGAATGAGCACGGTGGTATCCACATCAGCCACGGCTTCTACCCGCAGCTTGACGTTATGCAGTCCCGGACACTGCGTTACTTTTTCCCTGCCGCTTTCTTCCACACGTTTCTGCGCCTTCCGGTCGTCGAGATCTATGCCGGAGAGGTTTATTTTCAGCTCTTCGGCAAGAGGAGAGAGAAGCTGGCGAATGCCTTCAAGATCGTCCGGCCCGAACGCATTGTTTTCCTTGGACCACAGACACATGAGAAACACGGACGAGGTCGACTGAAAAATGGGAATGCGCAACATGGAGTTATGGAAAAGATAAGGCATGTCGTACTCGAATGTCGGGTCTATTTTTTCATCTTTCGATATGACGGACTTGATGTCGCCCAGAAGAATATCTTCGGTGATGCGTTCCCGCAGAATGAGTGGCGGTAGATGACCGGCCACAGCAAATTTATTGGAGACGTTGATTTTGTTCGTATCCGACATGGTGACTATGACGTCGGCATTTATGGTGCAGTAAAGTGCGTTTATGCGCGCCACGGGCAGATACTGCTGCAGCAGGTCCAGAAGAAACAGCAGCAGGTTGCGCAGACCGCTGGTTCTGTACATGGCTACGCACGATTCTGCGGCAACGGTTGATTCGAACAGATGCTTTTTGTCCATGATGTCCCGCATGTTTTTGAAAGTCGTTCCGCTCGTATGCCGACGATGCGCTTCATTCGTTCCGTCGTTGTTTTTTTTGTTCGGCTGTGCGGAAAATGTCAATTTTTACTATTAATTTTTAATGACAATACTTGAATATTTTTAACGCGACAAGATTAGTCAAACGGATAAAAAACAATAATATATTGAAATTGCAAATAAAAAAAATTTGGCATACTTTTTGCTCTTTAAAGCGCAAGTAACGCGGCCACAAGGCACGCATTCAACAAGCAGCATCAGGAGAAACGTATGCCTCCCATCATCAACGCGGAACAGTGTTCTCACTGTGGCATGTGCGCAAGCATATGTCCCTTGAATATTTTTACCTATTCCAAAGGACAAACTCCCATCGTGGCCTATCCTGAGGAGTGCTGGCACTGCAATGCTTGTGTTCTTGACTGTCCTCAAAAAGCCATAGAGCTGAGGCTTCCCATCAATTACATGATGCTTCATATCGATGCAGACAGTCTTCACAGATAATCTGCATTATGAAGAATAACATGGCGTCATGATATGTGGAAATATTGATCGACATTCATGTGGTGACGCTTTTTGCAGAGACCATACTTTCATAAAGTTAGGACTCAGGAGAAAGTTATGATAGGTTTTAAAGATACGATAACGACGGATGTGCTCATCGTTGGCGGCGGCATAGGCGGTCTTTGCGCGGCCATAGCTTCGGCCCGCTTCGGAGCGGATACGCTGGTGGCGGAAAAGTCCGACTCCAGACGTTCCGGCTCTGGCGCCACGGGCAACGATCACTTCCTCTGCTATTATCCCAAGGCTCACGGCAACGACATCATGCCCATTCTGCAGGAAACCTTTCAGAGTCAGATAGGTGGTTTTCACGATCCCAAGCTGACGCTTCGTTTTCTGCAGGAATCCATAGCCATGGCCGACAGGTGGCTGGAGTGGGGCATAAACATGCGTCCCTTCGGGCCGGATTATGAATTCATGGGACACGCCTTCCCGGGCCGCCCTAGGATATGGTTGAAATACGACGGTCACAATCAGAAGCAGATTCTTACGGCGCAGGCCAAAAAGGCGGGCGCGAAGATTCTCAATCACACTCCCGTGGTGGAACTCATTACCGCAGACGGAGAAATAGCCGGCGCGCTGGCGCTCGATGTCAGCAGTGAGGAACCCGCATTCCGCCTGATCCGCGCCAAAAAGGTCATTCTGGCCACGGGCACGGCAAACAGACTGTATCCCGCAGCCGGCACTCCGGGCAGTCCGTTCAACACGGCGTTCTGTCCGGCCTGCACGGGGGCGGCTCAGGCGCAGGCGTGGCGCGTGGGCGCAAAGATGGTCAACATGGAAATGCCCAACAGGCATGCCGGACCCAAGTTTTTTGCCCGCGCAGGCAAGTCCACCTGGATAGGCGTGTACCGCTATCCCGACGGCAGACTGCTCGGCCCCTTTGTGGAACAGGCCACCCGCTACATAGGCGACATTACCTGCGACGTGTGGAACACGGCCTATACCGACGTGTTGCGCAACGGCACCGGCCCCGCCTACATCGACTGCACGGGCATAAGCCAGGACGATCTGGACTTCATGAAGCAGGGCATGATCAGCGAAGGCCTGACCACCGTTGTGGACTACATGAAGCGTTCCGGCCTCGACGTGACGAAGCACGCGTTTGAATTCATGCAGTACGAACCGCATCTCATCGGCCGCGGACTCGAGGTGGACATCAACGGTGAAACTTCCATTCCCGGTCTCTACGGCACGGGCGACATGGTGGGCAACTTCCGTTCGGATATTTCCGGCGCCGCCGTTTACGGCTGGATCTGCGGCAATCACGCCGCCTCCACGGTGCAGCAGGGCAGTTTCCGGGAAGTGGAGCACTCGGCCTGGGTGCAGGAACGGGCGGAGCTTTACAGCAGCCTTATGGAAAGAAAGAACGGCGGCACCTGGAAGGAAGCCAATCTCGGTCTTCAGCAGATCATGGCCTCCTATGCCGCTGCCGGTCCCTACAACGTGCGTTCGGAAAATCTGCTCAAGGCCGGTCTGAAGTATCTGGGCGATCTGCGCAAGGAATCCATAGCCTCCGTAAGCGTCCGCAACGCGCATGAGCTCATACGCGCCGTAGAGGCGCTCGACCTCATGGACAACGGCGAGATCATCATGCACGCGGCGCGGGAACGCAAGGAAAGCCGCGGAATGCATCTGCGCTCGGACTACACGTTCACCAATCCGCTTCTGAGCAACAAGTTCCTGCAGGTCTGGCAGGAAAACGGCACCGTGCATACGAACTGGCGCGAGCGCTGGGGGCTGTGAGCCTTCCGCCGCCAGGATGAACGCTTTTTCCAACTGAACATTTCATGGGGAGGACTGCCATGCTGGGCAAGATAGGTCTGGAAGAACACTTTGCCGTTGAGGAAACGGTGGGACACATTCCCGCGGGTCTGAAGAACGCCGAAGAGAGAAAGAAGAAGCTGCTCGATATTTTAAACATGCGCGTGGCCGAAATGGACAAGTACGGGATGGATCTCATGATTCTGTCCCTGAATTCTCCGGCCATACAGGAAACCTACAACGCCCGGGAAGCCGTGGATCTGGCCCGGCGCTGCAACGATCATCTGGCGGAATGCATAGCCCGGCGCCCCGACCGTTTCCGCGGCTTTGCGGCCCTGCCCATGCAGGATCCCGACGCTGCCATTGATGAGATGGAACGCTGCGTCAAGGATTACGGATTCAAGGGTACTCTCGTCAACGGCTACTCCCAGATCGGTTCTCCGGATACGGCCGTGTATCTTGATGACAAGCGTTACCGGCCCTTCTGGGCCAAAATGCAGGAACTGGACGTGCCCTTTTATCTGCATCCGAGAAATCCCATGAATGATCAACGGAAAATCTATGACGGGCATCCCTGGCTCATGGCTGCCGCCTGGGCCTTTACCGTGGAAACGGCCACGCACATGCTGCGTCTGCTCTGTTCGGGCATTTTCGACGAGTATCCGAAGCTCAAGCTCATCGTGGGACATCTTGGCGAATGCGTTCCCTTCCATTCCTGGCGCACCCAGAACAGGCTGAACCGCGACCCGCGGCCGCGCCCCTTCAAGCTCACGATTCAGGAATATCTGAAAAGAAACGTGTACGTAACCACCAGCGGTTTCTGCAGCACGCCCGCGCTCATCAATACCATTGCCGAAATGGGTGTGGAGCGCGTCATGTTTTCCACCGACTATCCTTTTGAAACCGTGGAAGATGCCTCCACATGGTTCGACAACGCGGAAATTCCCGAGGACGTTCGTGTGAAGATAGGCCGCGACAACGCCAGAGCGCTGTTCAATCTGTAGTTCTTCCGAGGAGATACGTCATGTCGCAGAATACGAAAAAATGGTTGTGCATCCTGGGGATTATCTGCCTTTATCTGGTGCTGTCCAACATTCCCGTGGGGGATGAACTCAAACCCACGGCGCAGAAGGCCATGGCCCTCATGGTGTGCGCCGTGCTCACGTGGAGTCTGGATCTGCTTCCGCTGGCCTTGGCTTCCGTGCTCTTCACGGTACTCACCGTTCCTCTTGGACTGGTCAAACTGCCCAAGGTCATGGCCAACTTCGCCGATCCGTCGATTTTCTTCGTGTTTGCCATGTTCTGCAATGCCATTGCTTTTCAGAACTCCGGTCTGTGCCAGCGCATCGTACTCTGGACCACGATGAAGTCGAAGGGCAATCCCCGCAAGCTTTCCTTTTATCTTATGCTTGTTACAACCATCATATCCATGGTGCT contains these protein-coding regions:
- a CDS encoding FAD-dependent oxidoreductase; this encodes MIGFKDTITTDVLIVGGGIGGLCAAIASARFGADTLVAEKSDSRRSGSGATGNDHFLCYYPKAHGNDIMPILQETFQSQIGGFHDPKLTLRFLQESIAMADRWLEWGINMRPFGPDYEFMGHAFPGRPRIWLKYDGHNQKQILTAQAKKAGAKILNHTPVVELITADGEIAGALALDVSSEEPAFRLIRAKKVILATGTANRLYPAAGTPGSPFNTAFCPACTGAAQAQAWRVGAKMVNMEMPNRHAGPKFFARAGKSTWIGVYRYPDGRLLGPFVEQATRYIGDITCDVWNTAYTDVLRNGTGPAYIDCTGISQDDLDFMKQGMISEGLTTVVDYMKRSGLDVTKHAFEFMQYEPHLIGRGLEVDINGETSIPGLYGTGDMVGNFRSDISGAAVYGWICGNHAASTVQQGSFREVEHSAWVQERAELYSSLMERKNGGTWKEANLGLQQIMASYAAAGPYNVRSENLLKAGLKYLGDLRKESIASVSVRNAHELIRAVEALDLMDNGEIIMHAARERKESRGMHLRSDYTFTNPLLSNKFLQVWQENGTVHTNWRERWGL
- a CDS encoding sigma-54 interaction domain-containing protein encodes the protein MDKKHLFESTVAAESCVAMYRTSGLRNLLLFLLDLLQQYLPVARINALYCTINADVIVTMSDTNKINVSNKFAVAGHLPPLILRERITEDILLGDIKSVISKDEKIDPTFEYDMPYLFHNSMLRIPIFQSTSSVFLMCLWSKENNAFGPDDLEGIRQLLSPLAEELKINLSGIDLDDRKAQKRVEESGREKVTQCPGLHNVKLRVEAVADVDTTVLILGETGVGKEAVADMIHELSQRKDGPFIKVNCGAIPPSLVDSELFGHEKGSFTGALTSRAGYFEMAGGGTLFLDEIGEMPKSAQVRLLRVLTDGTIRRVGGTRAFPVNVRIIAATQENLMDKLDTGRFRRDLWYRLSAYPIIVPPLRRRLSDIPVLLNYILMKKSKKLGLAFVPEADEGELNALCRYDWPGNVRELENVVERALLISRAQRKKTLHFDLAPWTARTLSPKMQTAGQSSQVEKADWPSLREHEDDYIADVIRHCNGKLSGAGGATDILKIQYNTLKSRMRKMNFSLSDTKD
- a CDS encoding MFS transporter is translated as MQTHPAFSTLIGGPILDYLFKKGTPYALRVQALTLLLGFGMTALAFGMIVPGSAGQIALLAFHTLFTASVITLGYALVLNLSQPQQRATATSLIVLVQNALGNGFGALLTGVLSDMFSLETSMLFITGSYMISALAFFLSSFTYEKDLAKVKPVTVSF
- a CDS encoding amidohydrolase family protein, translating into MLGKIGLEEHFAVEETVGHIPAGLKNAEERKKKLLDILNMRVAEMDKYGMDLMILSLNSPAIQETYNAREAVDLARRCNDHLAECIARRPDRFRGFAALPMQDPDAAIDEMERCVKDYGFKGTLVNGYSQIGSPDTAVYLDDKRYRPFWAKMQELDVPFYLHPRNPMNDQRKIYDGHPWLMAAAWAFTVETATHMLRLLCSGIFDEYPKLKLIVGHLGECVPFHSWRTQNRLNRDPRPRPFKLTIQEYLKRNVYVTTSGFCSTPALINTIAEMGVERVMFSTDYPFETVEDASTWFDNAEIPEDVRVKIGRDNARALFNL